The following DNA comes from Candidatus Methylacidiphilum fumarolicum.
CATCCTTGGTAAATCGGTGGCCAAACCATCACTTAGATCGATCATTGCCTTTGCCCATTGGCCTTTGGCAAGCCATTGGCCTTCTTTTATTCTGGGGATAAAGAATAGATGGTGCCCAGAATCATAACTGCCTCCAAGAACTCCTGTAACAAACAAAGAGTCTCCATCTTCTGCTCCTGATCTCAATATTGGCTTATAGCCATCGGTTTTTCCCCATACCGTTACTACAATAAAAAGTTGGTTTGACTCAGTGGTTTCTCCTCCAATAAGATCCATTCCGATAGCACGAGCCAATTCAGTCAATCCCTTATAAAGTTGTTTTATTTTTTCTACTTTCTCTGTTCTATTCACTCCAAGGCCGATGAGGCCATAGAGCGGTTCTCCGCCCATAGAGGCGATATCAGAGAGAGCCCTTGCAAGCGCTTTTCGTCCAACCCATTCTGGAGGAGTTGATGGATCAAAGTGTACATTTTCTACAGTGGCATCCATTTTGAAAAGATAATAGAGCTCTTTTTTTTCTGATTGGATTACTGCACAGTCTTCTCCTAGGGAAGCTATAACTTCTCTTTTGCTTTTTGCCCACCCTTCAACGAGAAGATTGATGAGCTGCTCTTCGCTGAGATCAGAAACGAGAGATTCCG
Coding sequences within:
- a CDS encoding thiamine-phosphate kinase, which gives rise to MQSKKTNIPFSLTTESLVSDLSEEQLINLLVEGWAKSKREVIASLGEDCAVIQSEKKELYYLFKMDATVENVHFDPSTPPEWVGRKALARALSDIASMGGEPLYGLIGLGVNRTEKVEKIKQLYKGLTELARAIGMDLIGGETTESNQLFIVVTVWGKTDGYKPILRSGAEDGDSLFVTGVLGGSYDSGHHLFFIPRIKEGQWLAKGQWAKAMIDLSDGLATDLPRMAKASNVGFEIDYEAIPARKNYGLHNALTDGEDYELLFSVAKEKEIDLLKHWPFEVPIKKIGTFSKNGKMEFQDGYRGFDHFQKSRGDY